The nucleotide window TTGGAGCACCGACTGAAGCTGAGCTCAATGAAAGGAAAGCAAGGATAGAGGACGCGCTCCATTCGACACGGGCTGCAATGAGAGAAGGTGTTGTTCCCGGTGGTGGAGTAGCCCTTATTAGAGCTTCAACAGCACTAGCGGCACTCCAATTAGACGAGGAACAAAATATCGGCATACAAATCTTGCGCAAAGCCTGTTTTGCTCCTGCAATCGCCATTGCAAATAATTGTGGTTGTCAAGGAGAAATGATTGCAGAAAAAATCGCAGAAAAAGAAGGCGATTTTGGGTTTAATGGCTTAACGGGGGAATTTGAAAACCTAGTTGAAGCCGGCGTGATAGATCCGGTCTTAGTAACTAAGAGTGCGCTTAAAAATGCCGCATCTATTGCATCTATTTTATTGACGGTTGCTGCTATGGTGACTGAAAAACCGGAGCCCAAAAAGCCAAAAGTCGATGCGGAGTCGATGGGTGGGATGCATGGCATGGGCGGAATGCCCGGTATGATGCCAGGTATGGATATGATGTAGTGTTATAGATTAGAGCGGAAGGAAGAGAGTCCCTAAGCTGCCATCTCCTTGACTCAGTGGGGAGCTCTCACGCAGCTTAGGGCAGATAGTTTGATAGCCACTATTTCTTAACCGTCAAAAAGTCTTCCCTATTGTATGGGGGAGATTTTCAAAAGCAAAAAGGAGCCATCCTTTTTGCTTTTTAATTTCTAAAAGACGCCATTGTCTTTCTTTAGCGATTGCTAGCATTTTCTCTTCTTGTTTTTCTAAGATACCGGAAACAATCCAAATCCCCTTGAGTTGATTGAGACGCGGTGTTGCCTGGAATAATTCGATTTGTTCCCCAATTGTCATATTTAAGAGGATAAGATAAGATTCATCTGTCGTTAATGACTCCGGAAGAGAGGAATAAAAGGCGACGTTATGAATTGCATTGAGCTGTTGGTTTTGCTCTGCATGAAAAAGGGCCTGTTGATCAATTTCGATTCCTATCGCATGACTTGCTCCTAAAAGGCAAGCAGCTAAAGACAGGATCCCACTTCCTGAGCCGAGATCAATAACAGTAGATGCGTATAAATATTTTTGTATCATTTCAAGACAAAGACTTGTCGTGGAGTGGGAAAGATCTCCGAATCCCGGCCCCGGTAAAAGTTTAAGTTCCTTGCCGTTAGGGAGAATGATCTTTTGCTCACCATTTTCAAAT belongs to Simkaniaceae bacterium and includes:
- a CDS encoding 50S ribosomal protein L11 methyltransferase codes for the protein MHYLFQIESNLSPDEAIERLLILGFQNIYEIEEENATFIGAYHTNKVDVDFMPCLLIEEDPSIDWDQEWERHAPGFENGEQKIILPNGKELKLLPGPGFGDLSHSTTSLCLEMIQKYLYASTVIDLGSGSGILSLAACLLGASHAIGIEIDQQALFHAEQNQQLNAIHNVAFYSSLPESLTTDESYLILLNMTIGEQIELFQATPRLNQLKGIWIVSGILEKQEEKMLAIAKERQWRLLEIKKQKGWLLFAFENLPHTIGKTF